One Cucumis sativus cultivar 9930 chromosome 1, Cucumber_9930_V3, whole genome shotgun sequence DNA segment encodes these proteins:
- the LOC101219396 gene encoding uncharacterized protein LOC101219396, translating into MEMAVCDAKASLEKKRKRKQRRRGNTTRDDNKGCNPAEDNASAENNVSQESLNGMCLNTDPKMRQSQLEVNLLGEKNQEKHDDSQCGEATGISVLAPLNVKILKGDDETSTSPNVDFCLADGKENSSVPKDPDGNGTIMVKRDDEHTETMDHSASSSHVESQRTRKKRRRRRKGRSLESPKKCLETNMEDENKVSLLNHSHEEQTNNHPKKFVVEVMNGVLLEESVDCSISEKTELVSANIEESSMVVAGPKKSKDFENAKMVKEDDDCSETKYSLAQSNNDDTPGKRKREVTITKGRRRRKFADTFEESLNFHVKETKKDVAFNCVNEEGATSMHGGAHTSDVKEREEFIKKKVPHSLVCNATNDNISASGFSKKKLLILDVNGLLVDFVPYFPDGYTPDFVISRKAVFKRPFCDDFLQFCFERFEVGIWSSRTWRNLNMLVKFLMRDSRHKLLFCWDQSHCTPTRFNTLENNKKPLVLKELKKIWENLEPNLPWKKGEFHESNTLLLDDSPYKALRNPANTAVFPTSYRYKDSDDTSLGPGGDLRTYLEGVYAAENVKKYVEQNPFGQKAISESSPSWKFYRKIIESERER; encoded by the exons ATGGAAATGGCTGTTTGCGATGCAAAAGCTagtttggaaaagaaaaggaaacgaAAGCAGAGAAGAAGAGGTAACACCACCAGAGATGATAACAAAGGTTGCAATCCTGCTGAAGATAATGCTTCAGCAGAAAATAATGTTTCTCAAGAATCTCTAAATGGAATGTGCTTGAACACGGACCCAAAAATGAGGCAATCTCAGTTAGAAGTAAATTTGTTAGGAGAAAAGAATCAGGAGAAGCACGATGATTCACAATGTGGAGAAGCTACTGGAATATCTGTTTTGGCCCCCTTGAATGTTAAAATTCTTAAAGGAGATGACGAGACATCTACTTCCCCAAATGTAGACTTTTGTTTGGCagatggaaaggaaaattCTTCAGTTCCCAAGGATCCAGATGGGAACGGTACTATTATGGTTAAAAGAGATGATGAACATACAGAGACTATGGATCATTCAGCTTCTTCAAGCCATGTTGAATCCCAAAGGACAAGGAAAAAAAGGCGGCGGCGTAGAAAGGGAAGGTCGTTAGAATCCCCTAAAAAATGTTTGGAAACCAATATGGAGGACGAAAATAAAGTATCTCTATTGAACCATTCTCATGAAGAGCAGACAAATAACCACCCTAAAAAATTTGTAGTAGAAGTTATGAATGGTGTTCTGTTGGAAGAATCAGTTGATTGCTCAATTAGTGAAAAAACAGAGTTGGTGTCTGCAAATATTGAGGAAAGTTCCATGGTTGTTGCAGGTCCTAAGAAGTCCAAAGATTTCGAAAATGCTAAGATGGTTAAAGAAGATGATGACTGCTCAGAGACTAAGTATTCCTTGGCTCAATCAAACAATGATGATACCCctggcaaaagaaaaagagaggtaACAATAACGAAAGGTCgaagaaggagaaaatttGCAGATACCTTTGaagaaagtttgaattttcatgtGAAAGAAACTAAGAAAGATGTTGCATTCAACTGTGTAAATGAAGAGGGTGCAACGAGTATGCATGGTGGTGCCCATACATCAGATGTGAAGGAGAGAGAGGAATTCATAAAGAAGAAGGTTCCTCATTCGTTGGTCTGTAATGCCACAAATGATAACATCAGTGCATCTggtttttcaaagaaaaaacttcTCATACTTGATGTGAATGGACTGCTCGTTGATTTTGTTCCATATTTTCCAGATGGATATACTCCAGACTTTGTTATATCACGCAAAGCAG TGTTTAAGAGGCCCTTCTGTGATGACTTCCTACAGTTTTGTTTTGAGAGATTTGAAGTGGGGATATGGTCATCGAGAACCTG GAGGAACCTGAACATGTTAGTTAAGTTTCTTATGAGAGATTCCAGACACAAGCTACTTTTTTGCTGG GATCAATCACACTGTACTCCTACAAGGTTCAACactcttgaaaataataaaaagcccCTTGTTCTGAAGGAACTGAAAAAAATATGGGAAAATTTGGAACCAAATCTTCCATGGAAAAAGGGGGAGTTCCATGAGTCAAATACTTTATTGTTGGATGATTCACCGTATAAGGCCCTGCGCAATCCA GCTAATACTGCTGTATTTCCCACTTCATATCGGTACAAGGACAGTGATGATACATCATTAG GGCCTGGTGGTGATCTTCGCACTTATTTGGAGGGTGTTTATGCGgcagaaaatgttaaaaaatatgttgaacAGAATCCATTTGGTCAAAAAGCCATATCTGAATCTAGTCCATCTTGGAAATTCTACCGTAAGATTATAGAGAGTGAGCGGGAAAGATGA
- the LOC101219633 gene encoding uncharacterized protein LOC101219633 — protein MYGQANYASQFGQGPPKPWPPAYQQRAGAPPPPPPPTSYVQPGPPIPSHPITQQAPAPPPQAQPLHLSQPGSHGPLPPFCQGPSIQVLPGGITNIRPYFHTFPPVHGNTQVSVFNSNAQQNVQLSHSGVQNMHHVLPPPPPLPLPPPPPPPPPPSQAPNPDLLRPPQPSTVGSLHPPSQGQALYGARTHQPLQQGGLQVFPSIPPHPTTSTFPTPSSNFLGDSHLLPMAPPPPPPSSPPPIPPSPPPPTSPSPSIPHPDSSNLLHGSDLGPSSTVHYSKDLKPSEIDQGGTPPSHLGDNGPGNDEHGNLEVDSGLMVSNVDNEKLADKDYVQVLPPSPPKPKDDRIVKKIEVLCQLIADNGPNFEDTIRQKESGNPEFEFLLGGEPGSESAIGHKYFLWMKMKYCLASKNIEITERCSLRYLRIEPQSENLTVLAASLSPANSDMEMEDDITVEQGTSHSFEIQSYECEARKEEHDARDLVQLQEPEVLRSCSPEKEKVAEEGGPKHLLNHEKFGSIASCQVHSPVRSTAGVAGHPSGNDFENSLSYLQNDKGQAGEVASSAGTISSQSTALITGGSPFRLIQDYASDENSESDEDSHRTDVHFVAISPSTPAYSKTSDKDTGDLTTLGSKGSCQVRWSYVPPCEFSMPEPGAQFHSESPKQVIDATEANVRKTGNELSYNDQHNQIDTVTGTKSLDAMNGCSVDVPQDTGKLQKETDAEKGRLGPSPVKIDEFGRLVREGGSDSDSDDSHYRRRHRSRRSRNSSESRSPVDRRRGRRSPRRRRERRSRSRSWSPRNQRDRSRSPVSRRTSQFSNENKRRDKGMVRKCFDFQRGRCYRGASCRYVHHEPNKNDGSRFHRSKHQDVHSTSKNIKIREDTMNMSREVSDLGHTKVEIQESILHNVSPKEDTHDWKTDNPTGDPDSFVSKCRSSSERTGLVQDALICLEPAEAVHVRANDDGQEPKKSYEQPSVTASSQCMSNADTEKLSGDISMSVLTSVENSVAQQSNTFVAELQSSTDLSHQMDGSFVSNLLPDQVTAVTSNKAPEWEHFPDRTSSIKPQFDTSSAIQLPLTSQILSESPVPKPLSATAPVSATDDDHSLTELPPPPPLIISHVSSAEISMPAPYNFVSQNLSFPSNSSLPIGFHPHHGMVSIQPSHFQSTSLLPPKPLYNSLAPVATNAGMPMQFHHSHLSQGRDLGSQSAMSSQPLELHSHSKLGESPLQEPYRAPPMHMDEIRSIAPVANNRPTQPFGFPSFQNEENLGRTSVEMNSSSFFPQRNFSDQSMLATNANRMQPSGDNFPPSEFRSSFSQFQPYSRFQQPLYTSQPAHDTLFHDPSQIGSISRHYPDPLSRSHPSLLPEFGGLGITTHHNPYASTFEKPLSSSFRSNFLNFGNDAPSGDIRGSTFNLNSVHVDGQGTNYVGSRQTVASPNSTKPLGKLLSGTDDDQYDPLFDSIEPSSPITKKSDRGQKLKKARESHMIARLGGSHKLLDVEENNKHKEVAAVTSTTSLENDEFGETGDAEAGAVENDLDDDANLSGEIEIDQVKSSEKSKKSKGSRSLKLFRIAIADFVKEVLKPSWRQGNMSKEAFKTIVKKTVDKVSGAMKSHQIPKSQAKINRYIDSSQRKLTKLVMGYVDKYVKT, from the exons ATGTATGGTCAAGCAAATTATGCTTCTCAGTTTGGGCAGGGTCCTCCGAAACCGTGGCCACCTGCATACCAACAGCGTGCAGGAGCGCCTCCTCCACCTCCTCCTCCTACCTCATATGTTCAACCAGGTCCTCCAATCCCATCACATCCTATAACTCAACAAGCACCTGCCCCCCCACCTCAGGCTCAACCTCTACATTTGTCTCAGCCGGGTTCCCATGGCCCACTACCTCCCTTCTGTCAGGGCCCATCCATTCAAGTGTTACCTGGCGGGATTACGAATATCCGTCCATATTTTCACACGTTTCCACCAGTCCATGGAAACACTCAAGTTTCTGTATTTAACTCAAATGCTCAGCAGAATGTACAACTTTCACACTCGGGAGTTCAAAATATGCATCATGTTCTACCTCCGCCGCCGCCACTACCActaccaccaccaccaccaccacctccaCCCCCTTCTCAAGCTCCCAATCCAGATTTATTACGGCCTCCGCAGCCTTCTACTGTAGGATCTCTGCATCCTCCTTCTCAAGGACAAGCTTTATATGGGGCTCGAACTCACCAACCATTGCAGCAAGGTGGTTTGCAGGTCTTTCCCTCTATTCCACCACACCCAACAACATCCACTTTTCCTACTCCCTCATCCAATTTTCTTGGAGATTCTCATCTGCTTCCAATGgctcctcctcctccaccaccaTCCTCTCCCCCACCTATTCCACCTTCTCCCCCTCCTCCCACGTCACCCTCTCCTTCAATTCCACACCCAGATTCTTCAAACTTATTGCATGGGTCTGACTTAGGTCCTAGTTCTACCGTTCATTATAGTAAAGACTTGAAGCCCTCTGAAATTGATCAAGGAGGTACACCTCCCAGTCATTTAGGAGATAATGGACCCGGGAATGACGAACATGGAAACTTAGAAGTTGATAGTGGCCTCATGGTTTCAAATGTGGACAATGAGAAATTGGCAGATAAAGATTATGTGCAGGTTCTTCCTCCATCTCCACCTAAGCCAAAAGATGATAGAATTGTCAAGAAGATAGAAGTGTTATGTCAGCTCATTGCTGATAATGGTCCCAATTTTGAAGACACAATTCGACAAAAGGAATCTGGTAATCCagagtttgaatttttacTTGGTGGTGAACCAGGAAGCGAATCTGCAATTGGCCACAAATATTTCCTGTggatgaagatgaaatattgtttggcttccaaaaatatagaaataacaGAAAGATGTTCATTGAGATATTTACGAATTGAGCCACAGTCTGAGAATTTGACAGTGTTAGCAGCATCCCTTTCACCTGCAAACTCTGACATGGAGATGGAAG ATGACATCACTGTAGAACAAGGAACTAGTCACTCGTTTGAAATTCAAAGCTACGAGTGCGAAGCAAGAAAAGAAGAGCATGATGCAAGGGATCTGGTACAATTACAAGAACCTGAAGTTTTGAGAAGCTGCAGCCCTGAAAAGGAGAAGGTAGCTGAAG aggGAGGGCCAAAACATCTGCTCAACCACGAAAAATTTGGCAGCATTGCATCTTGCCAAGTTCACAGCCCTGTCAGAAGTACTGCTGGAGTTGCTGGACATCCTTCTGGAAACGATTTTGAGAATTCTCTTTCCTACTTACAAAATGACAAAGGTCAAGCTGGTGAAGTAGCATCTTCCGCAGGCACTATTTCTAGTCAGTCTACTGCACTTATTACAGGTGGCAGCCCATTTAGACTTATACAGGACTATGCATCCGATGAAAATTCTGAAAGTGATGAGGATTCACACCGTACAGATGTTCATTTTGTTGCTATTTCACCTTCCACTCCAGCTTATTCCAAGACTTCTGACAAAGACACTGGTGATCTGACTACTCTTGGGTCAAAAGGTTCTTGCCAGGTTCGTTGGAGTTATGTTCCACCTTGTGAATTCTCAATGCCCGAACCTGGTGCTCAGTTCCACTCAGAATCACCAAAACAGGTTATTGATGCTACTGAGGCAAATGTCCGAAAGACAGGGAATGAACTAAGCTACAACGACCAACATAATCAAATTGATACTGTCACAGGTACAAAGTCTTTGGATGCAATGAATGGTTGTAGTGTTGATGTTCCCCAAGATACTGGCAAGTTACAAAAGGAAACTGATGCAGAAAAGGGGAGGTTGGGACCATCTCCTGTAAAAATAGATGAATTTGGGAGATTAGTCAGAGAAGGTGGCAGTGATAGTGATTCTGACGATTCACACTATAGAAGGAGACATAGGAGTAGAAGATCTAGAAATAGTAGTGAAAGCCGTTCTCCTGTCGATAGAAGGAGGGGACGAAGAAGTCCTCGGAGAAGAAGGGAGAGGCGAAGTCGTTCTCGCAG TTGGTCTCCTCGTAACCAAAGAGACAGAAGCAGATCTCCTGTCAGCAGGCGTACAAGCCAGTTTAGTAATGAGAATAAGAGACGAGATAAGGGTATGGTACGGAAATGTTTTGACTTTCAGCGAGGTAGGTGCTATAGAGGAGCATCTTGTCGCTATGTGCACCATGAACCCAACAAGAACGATGGTTCAAGATTTCATAGGAGCAAACATCAGGATGTTCATTCAACTTCCAAGAATATAAAGATAAGAGAGGACACTATGAACATGTCTAGGGAAGTATCAGATCTTGGGCATACTAAAGTCGAGATTCAGGAGAGCATCCTGCATAATGTATCCCCAAAAGAGGATACTCATGACTGGAAGACAGATAATCCTACGGGTGATCCAGATTCATTTGTATCTAAATGTCGAAGTTCTAGCGAAAGAACTGGCTTAGTTCAGGATGCATTAATTTGTTTGGAACCAGCTGAGGCTGTCCACGTTCGTGCTAACGATGATGGTCAAGAACCAAAGAAGTCTTATGAGCAACCTTCAGTTACGGCCTCCTCACAATGCATGAGCAATGCTGATACTGAGAAATTATCTGGTGATATTTCCATGAGCGTGCTAACTTCTGTAGAGAATTCTGTGGCTCAGCAATCCAACACCTTTGTTGCAGAGCTTCAATCTTCCACTGACCTTTCGCACCAGATGGATGGTTCTTTTGTCTCCAATTTATTACCGGATCAAGTAACTGCAGTTACCTCCAATAAAGCTCCTGAATGGGAACATTTTCCAGATAGAACTTCATCCATTAAGCCACAGTTTGATACCAGTTCTGCTATTCAGCTACCTTTGACCTCACAAATTTTATCAGAGTCTCCAGTACCAAAACCACTATCTGCTACTGCTCCAGTTAGTGCTACTGATGATGACCATTCTCTTACAGAGCTGCCTCCTCCGCCACCTCTCATAATTTCACATGTCAGTAGTGCTGAGATTTCAATGCCTGCTCCCTATAATTTTGTGTCACAAAATTTGTCCTTTCCTTCTAACTCTTCACTACCAATAGGTTTTCATCCTCACCACGGTATGGTGTCCATTCAGCCATCTCACTTTCAAAGTACTTCTTTACTGCCTCCGAAACCGTTGTATAATTCATTAGCTCCTGTAGCTACCAATGCTGGTATGCCAATGCAATTCCATCATAGTCATTTGTCTCAAGGACGTGACCTGGGTTCTCAGTCTGCTATGAGTTCCCAGCCATTGGAGCTGCATTCTCATTCTAAGCTTGGTGAGTCCCCATTGCAAGAGCCTTATAGAGCTCCTCCAATGCACATGGATGAGATTAGATCAATTGCCCCAGTTGCAAACAATCGACCTACTCAACCTTTTGGATTCCCAAGCTTTCAGAATGAAGAAAATCTTGGACGGACTTCTGTAGAGATGAATTCTTCCAGTTTTTTTCCTCAACGAAACTTTAGCGATCAATCTATGCTTGCTACAAATGCAAATAGAATGCAACCTTCTGGGGACAATTTTCCTCCTAGTGAATTTCGAAGTTCATTTTCACAGTTTCAACCTTATTCACGGTTTCAACAGCCATTGTATACCTCACAACCTGCACACGATACCTTGTTCCATGACCCAAGCCAGATTGGTAGTATCTCTCGGCATTATCCCGATCCTCTAAGCAGGAGCCATCCGTCTTTGCTTCCTGAATTTGGGGGTTTGGGAATTACCACACATCATAATCCTTATGCGTCTACTTTTGAGAAGCCACTTAGCTCTAGTTTCAGATCTAACTTTTTGAACTTTGGGAATGATGCACCTAGTGGTGATATACGTGGTTCTACTTTCAATTTGAACAGTGTTCACGTCGATGGGCAAGGTACTAATTATGTTGGATCTAGGCAGACAGTTGCTTCTCCAAATTCCACAAAACCTTTGGGGAAACTCTTGTCTGGTACAGACGATGATCAATATGACCCACTCTTTGACAGCATTGAGCCATCATCACCTATAACCAAGAAATCCGATCGTGGTCAAAAGCTGAAAAAAGCAAGGGAATCTCATATGATAGCAAGACTTGGTGGTTCCCATAAACTGCTAGATGTGGAGGAGAACAACAAGCATAAGGAAGTCGCTGCTGTGACTTCAACTACTTCTTTGGAGAATGATGAATTTGGAGAGACAGGAGATGCAGAAGCTGGTGCTGTTGAGAATGACCTTGACGATGATGCAAACTTATCCGGAGAAATTGAAATCGATCAGGTCAAGTCCTCTGAGAAGAGCAAGAAATCCAAAGGTTCCAGGTCTCTGAAGCTTTTTAGGATTGCTATTGCTGATTTTGTCAAGGAAGTTTTAAAACCATCATGGCGACAAGGCAACATGAGCAAGGAAGCTTTTAAGACAATTGTCAAGAAGACTGTCGATAAGGTATCTGGAGCTATGAAGAGTCACCAAATACCCAAGTCTCAAGCAAAGATAAATCGATACATTGATTCATCACAACGAAAACTGACAAAGCTTGTCATG GGTTATGTCGACAAGTACGTTAAGACATAG